The stretch of DNA GTGAGGAaaacaaggctcagagaagggaaggtacttgcctgaggtcacatagCTGAGCAGCAGCGATGGGTTTTGAACTCAGCCCTAACTGTACAGTCACGATAAAACAGTCCACACTGGGCTTGGTGCATGCTAGGTGCTCATGAAATGTTTGCGGAAGGAATGAGAGATCGGACATAAGGCAGCCTTTGGGAACCCGGGACACAGTGGCTCCCATGGAAGGAAGAATACGCGTGACAAAAACACTAGGAACACTGCACCCACTTGGCCCTGGTGTGCCCTGTGTCTTCCCTTGCctgagggctggggaagggagtCCAGCACTGGGCCTCACTAGTTGTTGACTTTGGGTGGCATCCAGGGCAGGCGACCCACGCAAGGGACTCTCAGAAAGTGCTAGAGCGCGAAACTCTGGGATGGGGGCTGGAAGGGAGAGCCACCTCACCTCTTCACTCCCCACTGCTTTGGAGCTGACTCCTACTTGCCCCCCTGGGCCCAATGCCCACCTCTCTTCCAGAGATCCACGCAGGACTGATTTAGCATTGTTGGTAGTGTTCCTCCTACGCCCAGATGCAAGAGGCCAATACTCTCACTTGCCTAGTCAGGACAGACTTGGGGGAAGGCAGCAGCCCCCCTGGAAAGGCTCTGAGATCCCTCCTTGAGGAAGTTTTCCTGGAGTTCTCTGAGAATGGTGCCTGGGTCCTAGTCATGTGCAACTCTACCTTTAGGTCTCAGCCAGATTTGTCACTCCCTCCCGGAAACCCTCCCCGACCCCCAGCCAGGGCATAGTCTCCTATTACATCATCACTGCTTCATGAGGGCAACTGACTTTGATTCGTGCTTTCTGAGATCAGTGTCCCTTTCTCCCACCAGACTGTAAGCTCCAGAAGGATTCCGATTTTGCTTACCAAAGGCAGGCCGAGGCTAGGCACCCCGAACGGGTGCTCCCCAAATATCAGCTGACTCCTAGACCTGCCATTCTGTGGctggtgtgaccttgggcaggtggcgcgcctctctgtgcctcagtttccacctctGTAAAAtggccctcccacctcccacttcACTTAATCCTGTAACTAACTCTGTCACTCCGAACACTAAGAAATTCAGGCGGGGGCTGGCCCAGAGAAATCACCGGATAAGGAGGGCGGGACTGGCCCGAGGGCACACCGTCCCCGACACGCCTCACCACGACCGGCCAAGGGTCGCACGGCCCCTGAGCGCCGGTCTTGGCTTTGAAAACGACTGAGGGCCGCCCTCCCGGCTGCCTCGGGTTCCCCTATGCCCCCACGGAGGCTTGAGCACCCGACCCACAGTGGGAGGGGGGCCATGCAGGTGTGTTACCTAGCAACAGGGCGGGGCTCCGGATAGAAGCCCCCGCCAGGTTACCTAGCAACAGGGTGGGGCCCTCAGGTGAGGTCGACCAGCCTCCTCGCCTAAGACTAGGGTGGTTCCCATTGGCGGGTTACCTAGCAACAGGGTGGGTCCCCTCCAGGGGGCGAGGCCCCACCGGTTGCCTGGCAACGGGGAGGGTGGAGAGCCGTATGTACCTTGCCCTTTAGGTCCAGCACGTAGACGGCGCTGGCGGACATGACGGCTGCGGGAAGCCTCGGCAGCTGCCGAGGACGGCGGCGACGGCGGGGACTGCCGGGCGTTGAGCAAGGCCGGGCGCACCCCGCGACAGTTCGCCTCCACTTCCGGTCCGGGGAGCCGCGCGCGGACCGTTATGTCCGGTCGGGGAGGGGCTGCCAGAAAGGCGCAGGCGCGAGGCGGAGTAAGCGCAGGCGCAATACACGCGATGTGACCTTATTTCCCGCTCCTGCCTCAAGCATCCCGGAAGTAAGGCGCGGAGGGGCGGGACCGGGCGTGGCCGACTGAAGCAGGGCACTCTCCAAATGCCAGGCGGGGCGAGGAGGCCAGGGAACCTGGAAACCCCGCCCGGCCGTGGGCCAAGTGAGGTGACATACCGGTGGCAGAACCCACCTTGGGCCCAGTCCCATGAACCCCACAGTCTGGTGGGGGAGTCTAGGAATAAATATAGTTACCAATTATGATATGCTtgatagggaaagggaaggcgGTGGTTACTTGGAAAGAGGCCAAACTCTGAATGGCAATCCAGCCTTACCAACAAGTCACCGCTTGTTACCTGTCAGTGTCAACATTCTTCAGTGCCTGTTTATTGCCTGGAATGATCGGGAAACCACGCCCCACCGAACCTCGGTGAAAAGcacttttcttgtttctgtagTTAGTGACCTTAATCGGTGATGCAAATTGTGACCCCTGGTCTATCGACTGGGTATCTCATTGCTTTTAATGACACTCGGGATGTGGAGAAATGCCTGCGTTTTGTCCTAGTGAACCATCCCAGTGCTCTGGAGACCACAACCCTGTATCCTTTGGGGTTTTGAAAGATGGCTTTTGCAATACATCCTCTGCTTAGGATAAAGATGAAGTGCAAGAAAATCCAGAGAAGAAAACCAGAGTATTTAGAAAACTACTAAGTAAATCCTGGGCTGGAAGCATTCTTTCACAAAACGTCTGGGAGACTGGTTTTGACAGACTTCAACTGTCTTGTACAATACCCTATTATACCTAGCCTCACAGTTTGCCCGAAATATTTCAATGTTTTAGGAAAACATGTCTTTTGAATATTACAAAATTATACActtccctggaaaaaaaaatctatggaaatGCCAAAAAGtacaagacaaaaagaaaaatcacccagGAGAGGTGACCTCTCTCATTATGGAGTATTTCAGGCTTGCTCTAGGCAATGTTTAGATGTTTAAAATCAGTAATGGAGGGTGGGGATAGGGCTGGGAGGAACAGATTGGACAAAAGTCTTGAAGAAACAAGACTCCCAAGTGCCCAGAGCACTATGACAATAAACActgtttacataaaatatttgtacCATCCCTTCTCCGTGTGTGGGCGGAATTCAAGTCACCGTCCTTGGCAGTTACACTTAATGTATAAGCCAGATTTGACCTCTGCACCatctcagaattctttttttttttttttaaagattttatttatttatttgtcagagagagagggagagagagcgagcacaggcagacagagaggcaggcagagggagaagcaggctccctgccgagcaaggagcccgatgtgggactcgatcccaggacgctgggatcatgacctgagccgaaggcagctgcttaaccagctgagccacccaggcgtcccccatctCAGAATTCTAAGACCAGATGTGGCAGACCAGGGCTTCTCAAACTTTGCTGCCTATTAGGGTCATCTGAGGAGCTCTGAAAAATCTCAGTGACAACCCCACCCCAGGAAGCATCAGTGGTTCTTAATGCTCCCAGGAGAGTCTAACATCCACAAGAGTTCAAGAAATGTTGTGGCAGAAGAACAGTGACGGCCTGAATCAAGCACGTCTCCTGGTATGCGTGGCCATGGAGTTCTCTCCCTCACTGGGTCTGCCAAATGTGACTTGTGTTGGCCAACGAAAGAGAATACACAGAGATTCTGAAGAAGGCATAGATGCCACCTTAGACTTTCTAATCCCCAGGCATATTAACACAGTGACATGGAACTGTACCATGGCGTAGAACCGTCCAGCCCAGCAGTCAACCCACAGAAGAGAAATCCTGCTGTTTTAAGTCCTTCAGCTTTGATTAGGTAGGCAGGGAAGTGGAGGAACTGTCTTCCAGCGTACTGACGATGGCTTTTCACAGCATCCCGACATGCTCACAAACCCCAGCTGCTGGCTCGTGGATGAAAAAGCCCTCCAAGTGCCTTTCTGCTAGGCAGAGGGGGAACCTGCCCCAAAGAGCCACTACTAATGAGTGGACTCTCAGGTGGGCTGCAAGCCGCAGGTGGAAAAATACGTCACCTAATTTCTTCCAAGTTGAGGGTGAATGGTCACTTTGTAGCATCCACATTCTACAGGTGCAATAACCCAAAAAGCAGTGTTTGTAGTGATAATCAAACCACTTTTAATTAAGACACTCAGACTTCTgtttaataactatttttttgctttattccaTTCATAGGTGACAGCCTCAAACACAAcacttggtttttctcttttgactttgCTGTTCTGTCACTACCTAGGTCAACAGAGTCTTCCTCCCAATAGTatatgcagtttgatcctcagcAAGTAGGGTACCAGTAGGTCCTCAGAGATCACGGCTCTCCAGCACCAGGATCTGGGTCCTCTCCTTTGACGCACTGTCTGTGCTGGGGCTCTGCCCAGCACAGGTCCTGTCACCCCTGAGGTGTCCTTAGGCCAGAAAGGCCAAGCGGGCTACACGTCATGTGCCAACTCTGAACAAACCCAGGGGATGCTTAGAGCCCAGGGTCAAGGGTAGTATGGCAGGTTGTGTCAGGGTTCTATTACAAAGGGATGCCATGCTTGATTAGCGGTGTCTGCCCTGGCAACACCCTCTAGACATGTCTGGAACAGAAACACCAGGGGAAAAGGCTGCATGCCAGCCACAGGCTCGGATAGCGATAAGGCATGCGTCCCATTCTTGCCTTAGACAGTCGTTCCGCTTCCCAAACTACATTGTCTCACAAACCACGTGGCTGGGGAGGCATCCTGAAGGCCATGAAGGTTCAAGCGGCTTCCTTAGGCTCTGGAAGGAACAGCCTAAGCCCCAAGCTAGAGGAAGCTTGGGAGGACAGCTCACGCAGGGCCCCGAGGGGGCATTAGCTCCTCATGTTCTGGAGTCTGTTTCATCCGGGGAAAGAGAGCTGGCTGACTGTCAGAGTTAGATGCAACTTGGGAGGTAAAGACACTTTTCTGTGACACACAGAAATAACCATAATCTCAGGGTAAACTTGCAAAAATTTCCAGTCCAAACTAAAAAGGTTTATCGTCTGTGCTACTGACAAACCAAAATAGAGTAAAAGGACAGTCTTATTACTTTAATCATGTTCCAGAAAGAGGGCATACTGCTTTGGAAAGCACTTGTCTCAGCAGAAGACACAAGACTGTGTGTAAAAGTATGTTTCTAGAAAAGACCAAAGGCACCAAACATAACCCCAATTTTGCCTTCCACTTCCCCTTGATGCCACTCCATACCCTGGGTGGGGAGGCTACTTCGTCCAGCTGACTTTGGGAATGTCATAGTGCTCTGTGAGGGTGTCCAGGTGTCTGTTGAAATCCTAGGAAAGCCGAGAAGAAAACCCACATCAGTATAGCCTCAGACAGGGCACTACTGCCGTGTGGCACTGCCCACTCCCACTTCTCCACATCCTGCCTCTCCTCTGTAAGTGCCCTCCTCTTAAAGCCACCTGGCCCTGAACCCTGGGCTCATCCTTAAATGACCCTGGGAGGTGTTGTTTCTGCTGGGtacccccaccccaacactcCAGTGGCTCCCTCTGCCAGGCTACATAGCCTGGTCTTCCCCACTGGACATGTAACTTACCTCCACTCTCTGCTTGTGGGTTTTGGATGCTTTCTTTAGAATCCTTTCCATTTgctgaagagaggagagaaatggagGTGAGTTCACACACTTGACACAGCCCAGGCCAGCATGGGGTGGAAGACGGAAGCCCCTACCAGCTTGGCTCTCACACCTAGCACAGCTGGAGGTCTCAGGAGGTACATCCTGTCCCTCCCTTAACTCCACACAGGCTGGTCCAACAGGGATGCCCAGCCCCCAGTATGTCCCACCAGGAACCCTGGTCGACTGCCCTTCGGTCAGAGTGGCAAGGAATGTACTAGCACTGACCTTAGCAGGCTCTGCTGGGAACTCTATGAGTGCTTCCTGCAGCCCCGGGCAACTGACTGCATTCCCATTatgcagaaaaagaaagtttcagGTGGGGTATGAGGAAGGATGAAAAATGAGGAAGGTGAAGGGCCCAACACCTGGTAGGAGCCCAAGGAAGAAGGTGCTGGTGACACAGTGCCACGAGGGCGCCAAGATCCAGATCGCCCCGATGAGTGCGACTGTGGAATGTGCGTCTTGTACCACCATGACCTGCCCCACACCATTCTCCAAACTGGATGGGACCTCGTAAGAGCTAAGAGCATGGGACACAGAGCCCGACAAACCTGGGGCTGCACTTGGCTCTATTTTACTGAGTGACTATGGCCAACTTTGGTGCCCCCCCGTGACCCATGCTGCCTGGTATTGGTGCCCTAGTGTAGTTCTCTGCCACAATGACTCTGGGATGGCGCTGTGACTCAGTTTACTTAACAAAATGCAGTGCCAGCGCTGGGCCAAAGATGTAAGACCCAGCAGCCTTTGTGTGTTCTTGGAAGCCAGCCACCATGCAGGAATTCTGATGACCTTACTGGAGAGAAAGGACCTGGAGTATAAGATGACATGTGGGGAGAGAGGCCATGGGAGGAGCAACAAGGCATCGGGCATGATGGTGACGCTATCTTGGACATTTCAGCCCAGTTGGGGCTCCGACCTCAGCTGCCATCTGACTGCACAGATTCCAAGTGAGGCAAGACGGAGAACTATCCAGGTAAGCCGAGCCAACCCACAGAAGACCATGTCAGCCACCACCTGGCTGCTCCTTCGTCCCTCATCTCATTTGCTACCCCATCTTCTTCTGCATCCAGTTGGCTCTCACCTGGCTGACCTGCTTTCCCatccctgcctctcttcctgctgctgtgAGCCCCTGTGAGGCCTGTGCATCCTTATAAGAGGCCACACTGACCTGACCAGTTGTCACCAATGCCAGGCACTCAGTAGggctctgccttccctctccccactttaTGTACCAAGTTCACAGGGTATCCCACTTCACAGATCCAGAAAATGAGGACCGGCCTGTGCAGTGGGTGATGAGACTGGAGATGCCAAGCCCTatcccttcaggctggggccctgCCCCATGGGCCCTTCTTCCAGGAACTGTCCAGCCTTCAAGCTCACTACGCTCAATCAAACACCCTTCTACAAAGGAATCCGCATTTCCCAATTCCAGCTACCTTTGCCCACactttcccccatctctctcctgggtcaaaacaaaacccactgcaGAACTTCCAGTTTTCAGTGCCAGCAACAAAAAAACTCCCCTTGACCTTCCACCACCCTCTAGCTACAGATTCATTTCTGTTCCTCTTGACAGATCTCCCAAGAGTTATTTCTGGGTCTTGTCTCCACCTCTGCCTTTCCTCACCCACCCCACAATCCCCTCTAATCAGCCATTCTTCCTTCTCATTTCAACTAAGGGCTCTCTATACTCGCCCCACAAGACCCTCGGCAGCTTGATACTGTTGatcacttcctccttcccttttttttttttaaagattttatttatctattttacagacagagatcacaagtaggcagagaggcaggcagagagagagggggaagaaggctccccgctgagcagacagcccaactcagggcccgatcccaggaccctgggatcatgacctgagcctaaggtagaggttttaacccactgatccacccaggcacccatactTTCTCCACTCAGCTAAGGACACActctcctggttttcctcctaccTGTGATCCTTTGCAATTTCAGATTCTAGACCTCatctctgtccctgtgtctcctcAGAGGATCTTATCCAGTCCAATGGCAATCCAGAACGTTTGTAAAGGTCCAGAAGAGGCCTAGACCTCTCCTCCAAACTGGAGATTCAGATCTCAAACTGTTCACAAGAATCCTTCATTTGAATGTCTAACAGCCATTCAACATTCAAGTGTTCTCTAAAACCAAGGTCTTGATTCCCCACTTTAGAAGCCTGCTCTACCTGCTGTCCTTCCTACTGCAGTAAATAGCACCTTCATTTACCCAGTATATCCCACCAAAACTCTTGTTCATTCCTCATGTCCCAGTCCACACCCAGTCCATCACCTAATTCTGCTGTTCTTGCTCCAAAATCAATCCCAAACCTGATACTTTCCATTGCTTCCACTATTACTGTTCTATTCTGTTACTAGTCACCTCATGGTGACTCTCCCCCTCTGTGCTTTCACTCCCGGAGTAACATCCCAGCTCAGCCTGGGACAGTAACCTCAGGGACGGAACTTAAGTGCATTCACTTGTTAAATTCTCACCACAAACCTGTTAGGTAAGGActtcacccccattttacaggtgaagaaaatgAGGTGTGAGAGGTTAACCAACCTGCCCAGAGTTATACTACCACCAAGAAACAGTAGAGACTGAATGGAACCCAGGTCAGTCTCGTCAAAGCCAGTGAGTCTCACCACCcccgtttttaaaaaaatgactcaacTGAGCCTGAGAGTGATGAGTTAACTCTTTATGATGTTACTGGACAAAATCACCcagatcagggttagggtttctCAGCCTGGACACTTGACATCTGGGGCCAGATCATTTTTGCTGTGGGGGatgctgtcttgattactgtaggaTGTTGAGCAGGATCCCGGGCCTCATCCCACTAGATGCCGGTAGCACTACTTCGCCCCGCCATCAGCACACCCTTAAGTTTTAACAAACATAAATGACCTCAACCACTGCCAAGCGTCCTCATGGGAGCAGACGTAGGTTACAATCACAACCTATTTGAATCTGCCAGACAAAGTCCTCATGGAAACAGACTTTGTGGAAACTTATAGCCAGGAGCATCACCATTTAATATCAACAGCTACCATCAACGGAGCACTGACTGACTTTGCCAGACTGAGTGCCAAATGCTTTATCTGGATGACTTTATCTAAAGTTCCCATCCCTTTTAGGAGAAAGCACTATCCTGATCCTTACAGACAAATGaactgaggcagaaagaagaggAGTCATTAGCCCTGCCACTGGGCAAATGAGCAACTGCGCTGGAATCCAAAGCCAGCCCCCAGCTCTGGCCTTTCAATGCCAGCTCTACTTTCTTCTCTGCCGTCCACTCTAACCAGAGGCTCTTCCTGTCCTCGGATCTGCCCCAACCGTGGATACCATCTTCTCGGAATCCAGGTCTCTCTGACCGCTCACACTCCTCCGAGAGACCCGGGGCTGACCCCAATTTCGAGTCGTCTGGCCCTGCCTCTCCATCCACCTCCGGAGACCCAGACCTGCCGCGCGGAGCATCTCCAGCTTCCCCACCGGCCTTACCCGCTTCTCTTGCATCTTCTCGAAGGCCGCCTGGGCCGGGGTTCGTTTGTCCAGGCCTCGCCTCTTCTCCTCCTCATTCTTTTTGCTCGTTCCCATCGCTTCCAGGAGTTTCGCCTTGtctttgtccttctttttcttctttctgggaggggagaagtgggagaggtgAGGGCGCATCAGGGAGAAAGAACTCGGGGACTCTAGAAGAGGCTTAAGGGGACAGAAGACAAACTTCTGAGGGGCTCTCGGGGCCTCACCGCTTGGTGACGCCAAGCTCTGCAACGCCTTTTAGTTTCAGGGGCCCCTTTTGAACTTGCTCGTAGGCCGCCATGATGCCGCTCGCCGTTCCGTAGGTAAACTGCCACACTTCCTGTTTGCGTACGCCCTTTACGTCCGAACGCCCGCCTCACTTCCTCCTGATTGGTTGAGCTGGGAGGCGCGCCTGCGCTCTTGGCATCCGGAGCTGGACCACACTTTCTGGTTGTAGGTGGGGCCTGGAGGGTCTGAGTGGACCTCGTCCTTCGCAGGCGGTGTCCTGCCACGCTTGTGGCTGGATGCTCTCGTTCGATTTGCCCGGCTTTGGGCCCCCTCGATCCAAGAAGCTCCTTTGAGGGGctcctcatttcctcctcctctttgcttcttcttctcctcctcattcctcatccttttttttttttttttaaacatttatttatttgagagtaagagcACACGCTAATGGCTAgtgggggaagtggcagagggagagagactctaaAGCTGACCTCACACTTagcggggagcccaacgtggggcttgatctcaagaccccaggatcttgacctgagctgaaatcgagggAGTGGGATGTgcaaccagttgagccacccaggtgccccagaatcccCAGTTCCTAAAACTGCAGTGATCTCTTGAGTGTTTTGTGTGCACAGGGATGTTCCGTTCTCTTTTACTGCTGTATTttgagagttgttttgtttttaaggttttatttttaggtaatctttacccccacgctggggcttgagctcacaaccccaagatcgagtGTCATGTTCtgctgactgagcctgccaggcacccctgagagtTTAATAGATAACCTAATTTTGTGAACCTAATCAGTACTTAACTAGTTTTTTCCGGTCTTGGTGAATGATGGTATTATGTGAAGTACATGTaaatcatatttgaaaaaaaatttaaatatatcctattgaggtataatttataaacagtaaaatgcatgcattttaaTTGTACGTTTTGATGAATGTTGTCATGTTTACACACCTATGTAATGAACTCTGCATTCAAGACATAGAACATCCCATCACCACAAAGTCCCTTGTTCTCTTTCCCAGTTAactacctgcccccaccccaccgttCTCCGCAGGCAACTCTGAacctgttctctctcactgtagattagatttgtttttttgtaaaaGTTTCATATATATGGAATTATACTATATGCATGGAATTATATACAATCTCTTGAGCTAGAGTTCTTTCATAATGTGTttgaaattcttcctttttttccttttttttaagatttttttttatttgagagagagcatgctattgagagagagagagagagagagatgtggggtCCAGTGCTGCCCAAGGCAgccagttaaccaactgagccactcaggtgctccgcTCTTGTTTGTTATAAAAGTACTCCATTTGTATTGCTGAGTGTTATTTCACTGTatacatatactaaaattttaaaaaaatccacttatCTGTACGTGGGCACTTGGGTTTCCTCAAGTTTGGAGCCCTAATGAATGGAGCTGCTGTGAACATCAGTCTGTAAGTCTTTGTATGGACCtaagtttcatttctcttgggctcACTTCTGATGCCTTCATTACCTTAAGTAGAATAATAGCAaggtttggtttttctctttataaaatgttgagtctcggggcgtctgggtggctcagtcgttaagcatctgccttcagctcaggttatgatctcagggtcctgggatcgagttccccatcgggctctcttcagcaggaagcctgcatctccctctcctactccccttgcttgtgttccctctctcactgtctctctccctctctctgctaaataaataaataaaatctttaaaaaaatgttgagtcTCAGCCACTCTGTTTTGAGGGTTTGATAAGAGAAAATAGCTGCATAGGATGTACTGAAAACCCTGATCCAGCAGAGCCATAACACTTGGGGCTCCAATGAGTTGGGGTTTTTCATTCCCTGATAGCATAAGTAATTTGCTTATTGAATAAGCAGAGCTATTGTCATAACCGAAacattcctatttttctttccttctttccttttaggCATTCTATTTCTCAGCGTGGATCATCTTCCTCTGGCCCTGGATGAAAATGCTGTCAGACCTTCCAGCTTTTCTCTCACTGTTTACGTGATATACGGTACTATTGTCACTTTAAGTAGTACATGGTTCTCAATTCAATATGTGGAAGGTCTGGAACTTGATCTGGAAAGAGtagtctctctttttccttagctGGGACTAAcacacactaaaaaaataaataaggtgggctcctgggtggtttcagtaggttaaaacctctgccttcggctcaggtcatgatcccagagtcctggtatcaagccccacattgggctctctgctcagcagggagactgcttcctcctctctctctctctctctctctctatctatctgcctctctgcctacttgtgatctctctctctcttcaaataagtaaattaattaaaaatctttaaaaaataaaaaaaaataaggcaatggGCCCAAAATGCCTTATGCTAATCACTACATCACCAAACACAGACTTGACTTCATTAAAGTTTTGGCTcttcagaaatgaaatcttaaaccaGTCAATCAGGAATTCTCTGATCAGCACTAGGGAGGTAATCTGCCTgacagggtcatgggattgagcctggaGTCAGGCTTTGCaatgagcatggagtctgcttgggattctctctctccctctgcccaatcctatctctctcttaaataaataaattttaaaaatggaattttagctCTTCTTCCCATCAGAATGTTGTGATTTGCTTTTGTATGTTGAGCTAATACTAAGGGAAACAGAGAAGACTCCAAATCTTCCATAATCCTCTgctgacattaaaaatatatatatatttacacacgcATACGTTCCATTCAAGAAAAGCACACAGTATGGAaaaggttaaaaggaaaaaaaaaagtagaaacatcACTTCCTACCTCTTTTCAAAATGATtagcaatttcatttttaatattttttggcaCAAAAGTGTGTATGCCAACATCTGTATATCTGTGCAATGTTCTTTTATTTACGTCCTCAGTTTTTCATTTACATCCTCAGTTTTTCATTTagcaaactgtctttttttttctaaagatttttaaaatttattttagagagagtgagctagCGTGTGAGTgcagggaggggcatagggagagatgccccccccccaggggACTCCATGCCGACACTGGAGCGCAGTGTAGACTCCAACATTATCAAAATGTCTTGAAGCTCTTTACAAGGCCCCAGTTACCTCCACTCACCTTCCTCAA from Neovison vison isolate M4711 chromosome 6, ASM_NN_V1, whole genome shotgun sequence encodes:
- the FAM32A gene encoding protein FAM32A, translated to MAAYEQVQKGPLKLKGVAELGVTKRKKKKKDKDKAKLLEAMGTSKKNEEEKRRGLDKRTPAQAAFEKMQEKRQMERILKKASKTHKQRVEDFNRHLDTLTEHYDIPKVSWTK